Within Dysgonomonas sp. HDW5A, the genomic segment ACCCTCAATCTCTCTTATCGTTCGTTTGTGTTTATATTCTACCTCAATATTTAATTCTTGGAGGGCAAACCGTAAATCAGTAGGAGTTTTACAATTGGGCAAAACCGATTTTATAGCATCATAAATATAATATTTTGCCCTATCAGGATTGTCTAATTTCTCCCGTTTTACATTGCTTTTTCCCTTGCCATAAGTCAGGTTGTATTTATCCTTTAACTTTTTACATACTTTGATATTTCGCTTGTAATCATGATTGACAGATATGAGTTTTAGATTATTATCAATGCGGTTATACACAATATGCAGGTGGTCGTTATCGGTGTTATGATGCCTGACAATGATATATTGTGTATTCTTAATTCCCATTTCTTCCATGTACTCCTTTGCTAATTGAAGCATGAAGTTACAAGTCAGCCTGTGGCTGTCTTCGGGAGCAAAGGATATAGGAATATGCCCCACAGGCCGCTTTATCTCTTTCCTGCCTGAACGCTGCATGGCAAAACTGCGGATCATTTCTTTAGCATTATCCGCCCATACACCTTCGGCTTCGAGTAGTTCAGCCGTTTCATTCATTACATATTGGACACATCCTTTGAACGATTTGCCTTTAATATTCTTAGCGATCATCCAGCAACTGTTTAAAGTAATCAACCATTCCTAATACTTCGGAATATACGTCCATGAATCCTGCAATGTTAGCTCGTTTGGCTAGTTGGTTTAAGTTGTTTGCCATACCTGCTACTTTTCTCAGTAAGTCTAGTTCTTCGAGCGTGAAACGAGATTTAACACGACCTTTGAGTGTCATTTCTCTCGCATATTTAGTAGCTTTCATACCTAGTTTCTCCGCTTTTTCTCTCACAGTTTTAAAATCTGATTCGGTCAGTTTCAGGTTAATCGAAGTAGAAAGTTTCACTTTTTCTTTAGCAGGTCGTCCGACTTTGGGGCTATCTTTCTTCTTATTTTCCATAACATTTCATTTTGGGGTTATGAAAATCTGAGTGTCTCCAAACACTCAGGCGATCCGAAACGGAAGCGACCATCAGGAGATGAAGTGTAGGATTGCTCCACAGCTCCATCAGTCATATGACCATCGGGAGTAGGCTGTATAGGGCTGAGCCCCCTGCAAGGGCAAGGTAGTTTCGGAAGGAATTCAAAAAGCCTCGGAGAGCTTTTTGGGTTACCCGAAAGATTACCTTGCTCCTTTGACGACGAGAAAAAAATAAAGAGGCGACAGTCTCTTTGTTTTTTGAATTGGTGGCAACATTTTCACTCCGAAGGGAGTACATTACCAAAAGCTTTGGAATCAGCAATACTATCAATGTATTGCCATTTGCTCTTCAAGGGTAGGTAGAGCAGTTTAATTGTAGAAAGTGGATTAGATTTCTCATATTGCAGTATGGATTAGATGTATCCGACATGGATACTTCGACAAATATAGATTGTTAATTCGATAGTTATATCACTGACAATATGGAGTGTGTGACTTTGCTTTAGCTTGCATTTATTTGCTATATAGCCTGACAAAATAGAGTCACTCTTGTTGCTCTTATTGGTAATATTACTATCTTTAGTACATGTATGACTTTGACCAAAATATAATAGAATCGGATGTGCCCGAATCATTTCAAGTTGTGCAACAGAGTCTTAATGACTTTGTGGCAATCAACTATGAAACGGCACTTGGTCTGGTCTCACAACCACAGCTAACAGAAGCGGAGATACTCCACTACAAAAGTAAAGTTTTGGATATCATTCGTAACAATCCTCCTTTGGTGAGCTTGCCCAAATATCTTCGTGACGGGAGAGAAGACTATCTTTGGTACAGTGATTTTTATGATGAGATAAGCAAAGATGATTATCATCGGTATCGTACATTTATAAAACCAACAAGTGCAATAACTCCAAGCAACTATACCGAAGAACTGGCTAAGATCGATCTGCCTTATTTTAGAGAATTGGTAGATCTGGTAAGTTTGGAACGCTTATGTATAAAATATGAGAAGCTATTTCCAGCTCCCAAAAAAGGCATTGTTCAGGGAAAGCCACGGGTACAGGAAGCTACTATTGCTAAGGAGACCAAAGCTACAGTTAAATCTAAATCAACCAAACGCTCTTATCAACCCAAATTGAGTAAAGAACAATATGTATTATTAGCCGATTGCATAGAGGCTATCAAACTGTTTCGTTCAAAAATAAAAGTAGCTGAACTAAAGAAACTACTTTTGGGAAAACTTCCTGAACCGCTACAAGTAACCAACCAAAAGACATTGGTCTATCTCCTAGACCAACTCAGTGAACATAAGTATATCAAGAATACGTGGGTGTCGGTTACCGATGGGAATAAAGACTTTATATCTTTTCGCACAGAAGGTAACAAAGAAAGGTATGGCGATAATGAACACTATATCGGCATGCAACAGTTGCTTAATTGCCGTAACCGCAATAAACGACAGCAAATATTCGGGCTTGAAAATATAGATACTCTGATAGAGAAATTGAGGGAATATAGCCTTCAATAGTTAAAAAATATTATTCGCCTGTATTTCCTATAAATATTTCCACCTCTTATTAAATCAATTTTACTGACTGTAATTCAATTCGTTACTTCATATTCGCGGTTTGACTATTATTGCCAAATTACTCCCT encodes:
- a CDS encoding MobC family plasmid mobilization relaxosome protein, whose product is MENKKKDSPKVGRPAKEKVKLSTSINLKLTESDFKTVREKAEKLGMKATKYAREMTLKGRVKSRFTLEELDLLRKVAGMANNLNQLAKRANIAGFMDVYSEVLGMVDYFKQLLDDR
- a CDS encoding relaxase/mobilization nuclease domain-containing protein, with amino-acid sequence MIAKNIKGKSFKGCVQYVMNETAELLEAEGVWADNAKEMIRSFAMQRSGRKEIKRPVGHIPISFAPEDSHRLTCNFMLQLAKEYMEEMGIKNTQYIIVRHHNTDNDHLHIVYNRIDNNLKLISVNHDYKRNIKVCKKLKDKYNLTYGKGKSNVKREKLDNPDRAKYYIYDAIKSVLPNCKTPTDLRFALQELNIEVEYKHKRTIREIEGVSFRYDNISFKGSQVDRKFSFGNLQKEFDKNIELLEERTQEQKEKQLSKVEQQAEDKLKLPVIGGVELTSEQWHTLKEGGFVYLENIRKKDGSGLFSSYVFLNEERNKAFFSKKNPDVFVKFGRYEMCIRDKILIENGYVTKAKVKWYGGEFAYPYL